One Cicer arietinum cultivar CDC Frontier isolate Library 1 chromosome 8, Cicar.CDCFrontier_v2.0, whole genome shotgun sequence DNA segment encodes these proteins:
- the LOC101505320 gene encoding uncharacterized protein, translating into MFYLSRIEHKLRLPPSLLSLPIRDAIHMELEKLFLDKVIANLGLCTCVYDIISIEGGFIFAGDGAPTYTVVFNLIMFRPIMGEIITAKLHSSDADGLRLSLGFFDDIYIPTHHMPNPSHFDPMPGKSNKSVVWFWDFKKEEGLSYPIDSSDEIKFQVQSVSYPPIPVEQPKESKPFAPMLVYGSLDQDGLGPVSWW; encoded by the exons ATGTTCTATCTCAGTAGGATTGAGCATAAATTGCGCTTGCCTCCTTCTCTTCTTTCCCTTCCTATTCGAGACGCCATACACATGGAGCTTGAGAAGCTTTTCTTGGATAAG GTTATTGCAAACTTGGGCCTTTGCACATGCGTTTATGATATCATTTCCATTGAGGGTGGGTTTATCTTCGCTGGTGATGGTGCTCCAACCTATACG GTggtatttaatttgattatgtttcgTCCAATTATGGGGGAAATTATTACTGCAAAACTTCATTCATCTGATGCTGATGGCTTACGCT TATCCCTTGGATTCTTTGATGACATTTATATTCCTACTCATCACATGCCCAACCCAAGCCACTTTGACCCCATGCCAGGAAAAAG CAATAAAAGTGTGGTATGGTTTTGGGATTTTAAGAAAGAAGAAGGATTATCGTATCCTATTGATAGTTCTGATGAG ATCAAATTCCAAGTTCAAAGTGTGAGTTACCCGCCAATTCCAGTTGAGCAACCAAAAGAATCAAAGCCATTTGCCCCAATGTTGGTTTAT GGATCATTAGATCAGGATGGTCTGGGCCCTGTTTCTTGGTGGTGA